In a genomic window of Chryseobacterium sp. G0162:
- the secA gene encoding preprotein translocase subunit SecA: MSFLNKVLKGFLGDKKAQDLKEVKKVVTKIKAVEPNIQQLSDDGLRQKTAEFKASIKSATSNITAQIEQIKEQIKNSTNVDEKEALFSKIESLKKESYEIEEKVLVQVLPEAFALIKETARRWAQNGEIRVTASDWDRELAAAGKDFVSIQGDQAVWKNSWDAAGTPVVWDMVHYDVQFIGGIILHSGKIAEMATGEGKTLVGTLPIYLNSLPERGVHVVTVNDYLAKRDSAWMGPLYQFHGMSIDCIDNHQPNSDGRRKAYNSDITYGTNNEFGFDYLRDNMVTSPSELVQRELNFAIVDEVDSVLVDDARTPLIISGPVPQGDRQEFDVLKPSIDRIVEVQKKTVSAIFNEAKKLIAAGNTKEGGFKLLQAYRGLPKNRQLIKFLSESGNRALLQKVEAQYMQDNNRDMPIVDKDLYFVIEEKNNQVDLTDKGVEYMSQGNSDPNFFVLPDIGTEIAEVEAKNLSKEEEFEAKEKLFGDFAEKSERVHTMSQLLKAYTLFEKDDEYVVIDGEVKIVDEQTGRIMEGRRYSDGLHQAIEAKENVKIEAATQTFATITLQNYFRMYNKLAGMTGTAETEAGELWEIYKLDVVVIPTNRPILRHDRQDLVFKTNREKYNAVIEEIEKLTAHKRPVLVGTTSVEISQLLSKALQLRKIPHQVLNAKLHKKEAEIVAGAGQPGVVTIATNMAGRGTDIKLSKEVKDAGGLAIIGTERHDSRRVDRQLRGRAGRQGDPGSSQFYVSLEDNLMRLFGSERIAKMMDRMGHKEGEVIQHSMISKSIERAQKKVEENNFGTRKRLLEYDDVMNKQRDVIYKRRKNALFGDHLKYDITNMIFDVANSIVAKGKATGNYKDFEYEIIKTFTMESPVSQNDFNNKTIQDLTNILFKAAQEDYQMKLNLLKEKSFPIIENVYQNQGSMFKMIQVPFTDGHKTMTIVADLKEAYDTQCESLINDFEKNITLSIIDENWKLHLREMDDLRRSSQGAVYEQKDPLVIYKQESFHLFSEMMEKLNKEIISFLYKGEIPA, from the coding sequence ATGAGTTTTTTAAACAAAGTTCTTAAAGGGTTTTTGGGAGACAAAAAAGCGCAGGACCTAAAAGAAGTAAAAAAAGTTGTAACAAAAATCAAGGCTGTAGAGCCTAACATCCAACAATTGTCGGATGATGGACTGAGACAAAAAACTGCTGAGTTTAAAGCAAGTATTAAATCTGCAACCAGCAATATCACAGCTCAAATAGAACAGATTAAAGAGCAGATTAAAAATTCAACAAACGTTGACGAGAAAGAAGCTCTTTTCTCAAAGATTGAGTCTCTAAAGAAAGAATCATACGAAATTGAAGAAAAAGTTCTAGTTCAGGTTCTTCCGGAAGCTTTTGCATTGATCAAAGAAACGGCAAGAAGATGGGCTCAGAATGGAGAAATTCGTGTAACAGCAAGTGACTGGGATAGAGAACTGGCTGCTGCAGGGAAAGATTTCGTTAGCATTCAGGGAGACCAAGCTGTTTGGAAAAACTCATGGGACGCTGCCGGAACTCCAGTAGTTTGGGATATGGTCCACTATGATGTTCAGTTTATCGGGGGTATTATTCTTCACAGTGGTAAAATTGCCGAAATGGCAACCGGTGAAGGTAAAACTTTGGTAGGAACATTACCTATTTACTTAAATTCTCTTCCGGAAAGAGGGGTTCACGTAGTGACTGTGAATGACTACCTTGCCAAAAGAGACTCCGCTTGGATGGGACCTCTTTATCAGTTCCATGGAATGTCTATCGATTGTATCGATAACCACCAGCCGAACTCGGACGGAAGAAGAAAAGCATACAACTCAGATATTACTTACGGAACAAATAACGAATTTGGTTTCGATTACCTGAGAGATAACATGGTAACTTCACCTTCAGAACTGGTACAAAGAGAATTAAACTTTGCCATTGTGGATGAGGTGGATTCCGTATTGGTAGATGACGCAAGAACACCGTTGATTATTTCAGGTCCGGTTCCTCAGGGAGACAGACAGGAATTTGATGTTCTTAAGCCTTCTATCGACAGAATCGTTGAAGTTCAGAAAAAAACAGTTTCTGCCATCTTCAATGAAGCGAAAAAATTAATTGCGGCAGGAAACACAAAAGAAGGAGGATTCAAATTGCTTCAGGCATACAGAGGTCTTCCTAAAAACAGACAATTAATCAAATTCTTATCGGAAAGCGGAAACAGAGCATTGCTTCAGAAAGTTGAGGCACAATACATGCAGGACAATAACCGTGACATGCCGATCGTAGATAAAGATCTTTATTTCGTTATCGAGGAAAAGAACAATCAGGTAGACCTTACAGACAAAGGTGTTGAATACATGTCTCAAGGGAACTCTGATCCAAACTTCTTCGTACTTCCGGATATCGGAACTGAAATTGCTGAAGTAGAGGCTAAAAACTTATCTAAAGAAGAGGAATTCGAAGCTAAAGAAAAACTTTTCGGTGATTTTGCTGAAAAATCTGAAAGAGTTCACACGATGAGCCAGCTATTGAAGGCGTATACATTATTTGAAAAAGATGATGAATATGTAGTCATTGATGGTGAAGTAAAAATCGTTGACGAGCAGACAGGCCGTATCATGGAAGGAAGACGTTATTCTGATGGTCTTCACCAGGCAATTGAAGCGAAAGAAAATGTGAAAATTGAGGCAGCTACTCAAACTTTTGCAACCATTACGCTTCAGAACTATTTCCGTATGTACAACAAACTTGCGGGGATGACAGGTACTGCTGAAACAGAGGCTGGTGAGCTTTGGGAGATCTACAAATTAGATGTTGTGGTTATTCCAACCAACCGTCCTATATTAAGACATGACAGACAAGATTTAGTTTTCAAAACTAACAGAGAAAAATATAACGCTGTAATTGAAGAAATTGAAAAATTAACGGCACATAAAAGACCTGTACTGGTAGGTACAACTTCTGTTGAAATTTCTCAGTTGCTTTCAAAAGCACTTCAGTTAAGAAAAATTCCACACCAGGTATTGAACGCTAAGCTTCACAAAAAAGAAGCAGAGATTGTTGCAGGAGCTGGACAGCCGGGAGTTGTAACCATTGCAACGAACATGGCAGGACGTGGTACGGATATTAAATTATCTAAAGAAGTAAAAGATGCAGGAGGTCTGGCTATTATTGGTACTGAAAGACACGATTCAAGACGTGTTGACAGACAGTTAAGAGGTAGAGCTGGTCGTCAGGGAGATCCGGGAAGTTCCCAGTTCTATGTATCTCTTGAAGACAACTTAATGCGTCTATTCGGTTCTGAAAGAATCGCTAAAATGATGGACAGAATGGGTCATAAAGAAGGTGAAGTGATTCAGCATTCTATGATCAGCAAGTCTATTGAAAGAGCTCAGAAAAAAGTAGAAGAGAACAACTTCGGAACAAGAAAGAGACTTCTTGAGTATGATGACGTAATGAACAAACAACGTGACGTTATCTACAAGAGAAGAAAGAACGCTCTATTCGGAGATCACTTGAAATATGATATCACGAACATGATTTTCGATGTAGCCAACTCTATCGTTGCGAAAGGAAAAGCTACAGGAAATTATAAAGATTTTGAATACGAAATCATTAAAACATTTACAATGGAATCTCCGGTTTCTCAAAATGATTTTAATAATAAAACCATTCAGGATCTAACGAACATCCTATTCAAAGCTGCTCAGGAAGATTATCAAATGAAGCTGAACCTATTGAAGGAAAAATCATTCCCTATCATTGAGAATGTATACCAAAACCAAGGTTCAATGTTTAAGATGATTCAGGTTCCTTTCACAGACGGACACAAAACGATGACTATCGTGGCAGATCTTAAGGAAGCTTATGATACTCAGTGTGAAAGCTTAATCAATGATTTTGAAAAGAACATTACTTTATCTATTATTGATGAAAACTGGAAGCTTCACCTTCGTGAAATGGATGACTTAAGAAGATCTTCTCAGGGAGCTGTGTATGAACAGAAAGATCCACTTGTAATTTACAAACAAGAATCTTTCCACCTATTCAGTGAAATGATGGAAAAATTAAACAAAGAGATTATTTCTTTCTTATACAAAGGAGAAATTCCTGCATAA
- a CDS encoding DUF2795 domain-containing protein gives MYWTLELASYLSDAPWPMTKAELIDYAIRTGAPMEVVENLQAIEDEGEIYESIEEVWSDYPTDEDFLWNEDEY, from the coding sequence ATGTACTGGACATTAGAATTAGCTTCCTATCTAAGTGACGCACCTTGGCCAATGACAAAAGCAGAGCTTATTGACTACGCAATCAGAACTGGTGCACCTATGGAAGTAGTGGAAAACCTTCAGGCCATTGAGGACGAAGGAGAAATTTATGAATCTATCGAGGAAGTTTGGAGCGATTATCCAACAGACGAGGACTTCCTTTGGAACGAGGACGAATATTAA
- a CDS encoding GDP-mannose 4,6-dehydratase gives MIYLVTGGSGFIGSHLVEQLLRNGHSVINIDNFDDFYSYQIKIKNTLESIDIISDFEFSDKEADIQRLVSLSQSDQYSLYYQDIRDKKGLESIFRNHPIDMVIHLAALAGVRPSIERPLDYEEVNVRGTMNLWELCKDFNIKKFICASSSSVYGNNEKVPFSETDNVDYPISPYAATKKCGEILGHVYHHLYHIDMIQLRFFTVYGPRQRPDLAIHKFTKLISEGLEIPFYGDGTTARDYTYIDDIIDGITKSVLYLENNSHVYEVLNLGENQVVTLTDMVATIEDALNMTAHRKILPMQPGDVTKTNADITKARTLIGYKPDTDFQNGIKKFVEWFLRKRQ, from the coding sequence ATGATTTATCTTGTAACAGGCGGTAGTGGGTTCATCGGTTCCCATTTAGTTGAACAATTATTAAGAAATGGACATTCTGTCATAAACATTGACAATTTTGATGATTTCTATAGCTATCAGATCAAAATTAAAAATACTTTAGAGTCTATTGATATAATTTCGGATTTTGAATTCTCTGATAAAGAGGCTGATATTCAACGTCTGGTTTCCCTCTCCCAGTCTGATCAATATTCCCTTTATTATCAGGATATCAGAGACAAAAAAGGGCTTGAAAGTATTTTCAGAAATCACCCCATTGATATGGTGATCCATCTGGCGGCATTGGCTGGAGTTCGCCCCTCCATTGAAAGACCTTTGGATTACGAAGAAGTGAATGTTCGCGGGACAATGAATCTTTGGGAATTGTGTAAAGATTTCAATATCAAAAAATTCATTTGTGCATCTTCATCAAGCGTTTATGGGAATAATGAAAAAGTTCCGTTTTCAGAAACAGATAATGTAGACTATCCTATCTCTCCTTATGCTGCCACTAAAAAATGTGGGGAAATCCTTGGCCATGTGTATCATCATCTTTATCATATTGATATGATCCAGCTAAGGTTCTTTACCGTTTATGGTCCAAGACAGCGCCCAGACCTTGCTATACATAAATTCACAAAGCTCATTTCAGAAGGCTTAGAAATTCCTTTTTATGGTGATGGAACCACCGCCAGAGATTATACCTATATTGATGACATTATTGATGGAATAACCAAATCTGTGTTATATCTGGAAAACAATTCCCATGTTTATGAAGTTCTTAATTTAGGAGAAAATCAGGTTGTCACTTTAACGGATATGGTAGCCACTATAGAAGATGCCCTGAATATGACAGCCCACAGAAAAATTCTGCCAATGCAACCTGGAGATGTCACAAAAACCAATGCTGATATTACCAAAGCAAGGACTTTAATAGGATATAAACCTGACACAGACTTCCAAAATGGCATAAAAAAATTTGTGGAATGGTTTTTGAGAAAACGACAATAG
- a CDS encoding DUF2797 domain-containing protein, with translation MQFQGQILKMISYDAKPIQYYLNLSGDLIHINELLGKELSIKHVGFQCVNCGENKPIYRMGFCKSCFFESPYASDTIIRPELSTAHLGVAERDLEVEKEIQLQPHTVYLAYTGDVKVGVTRNTQIPTRWIDQGATFALPIARTENRYEAGMIEVALKEHLADKTNWRKMLQDDFEGEIDLADFRQKIKEYFPEDFQKFYSEGEELWAFDYPFEKPEKVTSFTLDKKPEFTGRLTGIKGQYLGFEGGNFINVRGHEGYVIELNVKN, from the coding sequence ATGCAGTTTCAAGGGCAAATTTTAAAAATGATAAGCTACGATGCTAAACCCATCCAATATTATTTGAATCTTTCAGGAGATCTGATTCATATTAATGAGTTATTGGGGAAAGAATTAAGCATTAAGCATGTAGGGTTTCAATGTGTAAACTGTGGTGAAAATAAACCTATTTATAGAATGGGTTTTTGTAAAAGCTGTTTTTTTGAAAGTCCTTACGCCAGTGATACCATCATTCGCCCGGAGCTTTCTACAGCTCATTTAGGAGTGGCGGAACGTGATCTTGAAGTAGAAAAAGAAATTCAGTTACAGCCTCATACGGTGTATCTGGCCTATACCGGAGATGTAAAAGTAGGGGTGACGAGAAATACTCAGATTCCTACAAGATGGATTGATCAGGGTGCCACTTTTGCTTTGCCTATTGCAAGAACTGAAAACCGTTATGAAGCGGGGATGATAGAGGTTGCATTAAAAGAACATTTAGCAGATAAAACAAACTGGAGAAAGATGCTTCAGGATGACTTTGAAGGAGAAATAGATCTTGCAGATTTCAGACAAAAGATCAAGGAATATTTCCCTGAGGATTTCCAGAAGTTCTACAGTGAAGGAGAAGAACTTTGGGCATTTGATTACCCATTTGAAAAACCGGAGAAAGTAACTTCATTTACTTTAGATAAGAAACCGGAATTTACCGGAAGGCTTACAGGAATAAAAGGACAGTATCTTGGATTTGAAGGTGGAAACTTTATTAATGTAAGAGGGCATGAAGGATATGTGATAGAACTGAATGTGAAAAATTAA
- a CDS encoding WG repeat-containing protein, with protein MRRYLPLIFLLSCTPDHPKITRQDIDYFEKDKNTDLFRVHHKNGKWGFVDKDTITIIPFKYDFINPFDENGLAYTKDGSKEFYINKQGKVAISSDYDEMGLFSEGLLSVKRKGKYGFLDTEGNVAIPMEYDEVGFFSQGLCGVSKNKKHGFIDPKGRVVIPIIYDAVDNSDLDSIVIASKNGKWAFFDSKGKQLSDFMYDKVFKGYNVNIPPPPDISEATTYFQNGAVLVLKNKKYEFLNEEIKSAFQDNIFDLASVFDTYKNAIVKRNNKYGIIKPDGIAKVPIEYDWIGYFGTNQNSSEYYNAKKGNIFHIYNRNLKKIGESYEKVSSNFSVSALNLIFKNLKGQYGMVNSNGSIVIPFEYSELEKLNQDLFLGKKNGKVGILDKSGRLRIPFEYKSLDRLDDNGQLFIADDKIINLDNKPILSGYDRITPIYYNNQRFIVSKNKKYGIVDIKNKILLPLEYDEISNWVEYGPEKRHFIVKKGKHGLIEYETFRIIIPPVYDEFIQRMGVIFAHKNGKSGILDINNKEICPFIFDEIKPGYFFGIGYRKDENRIYSKKDNKFYEITLTGKIIKEISQKEYKKNTEHQNM; from the coding sequence ATGCGTAGATATTTACCCCTGATATTTCTTTTGTCATGCACTCCCGATCATCCCAAAATTACAAGACAGGATATTGATTATTTTGAAAAAGATAAAAATACAGATCTGTTCAGAGTACATCATAAAAATGGGAAGTGGGGATTTGTAGATAAAGACACCATCACAATCATTCCTTTTAAATATGATTTTATAAATCCTTTTGATGAAAATGGATTAGCTTATACAAAAGACGGAAGTAAAGAATTTTATATCAACAAACAGGGCAAAGTTGCTATTTCTTCTGATTATGATGAAATGGGTTTGTTTTCAGAAGGGTTGCTCAGTGTCAAACGAAAAGGGAAGTATGGTTTTCTGGATACAGAGGGGAATGTAGCCATTCCGATGGAGTATGATGAAGTTGGTTTTTTTAGCCAGGGCTTATGCGGGGTTTCAAAGAATAAAAAACACGGATTTATTGATCCAAAAGGAAGGGTTGTTATTCCTATTATTTATGATGCAGTTGATAATTCTGATCTTGATTCTATTGTGATTGCTTCTAAAAACGGAAAGTGGGCCTTTTTTGATTCTAAAGGAAAACAATTGTCAGACTTTATGTACGATAAGGTTTTTAAGGGTTATAATGTAAATATACCACCTCCTCCAGATATAAGTGAAGCCACTACTTATTTTCAAAATGGAGCTGTTTTGGTATTAAAGAATAAGAAGTATGAGTTTCTTAATGAAGAGATAAAATCTGCATTTCAGGACAATATATTCGATTTAGCATCAGTATTTGATACCTATAAAAATGCCATTGTTAAAAGAAATAATAAATACGGGATTATAAAGCCTGATGGAATAGCAAAAGTTCCTATAGAATATGACTGGATAGGTTACTTTGGTACAAATCAAAACTCTTCAGAATATTATAATGCAAAAAAGGGTAACATATTCCATATCTATAACAGGAACCTGAAGAAAATAGGAGAATCGTATGAAAAGGTTTCCAGTAATTTTTCAGTTTCTGCGCTGAATCTTATATTTAAAAATTTGAAAGGACAATATGGAATGGTAAATTCGAATGGCAGTATTGTAATTCCTTTTGAATATAGCGAGCTTGAAAAACTGAATCAAGATCTCTTTCTTGGAAAAAAGAACGGAAAGGTTGGAATTCTTGATAAAAGCGGAAGACTAAGAATCCCTTTTGAATATAAAAGTCTAGATAGGTTGGATGATAATGGCCAGTTATTTATTGCAGATGATAAAATTATAAACTTAGATAATAAACCAATACTATCTGGATATGATCGTATTACACCAATTTATTATAATAACCAGAGGTTTATTGTATCTAAAAATAAGAAGTACGGAATTGTTGATATTAAAAATAAAATATTACTACCTTTAGAATATGATGAAATATCAAATTGGGTAGAATATGGACCGGAAAAAAGACATTTTATTGTTAAAAAGGGTAAGCATGGATTAATAGAATATGAAACATTCAGGATTATAATTCCACCAGTTTATGATGAGTTTATTCAAAGAATGGGTGTGATTTTTGCTCACAAAAATGGAAAATCAGGTATCTTAGATATTAATAATAAAGAAATTTGCCCTTTTATTTTTGATGAGATTAAACCTGGGTACTTTTTTGGGATTGGATATCGTAAAGATGAGAACAGGATTTACTCTAAAAAAGATAATAAGTTTTACGAAATAACCTTAACAGGGAAAATTATAAAAGAAATTTCTCAGAAAGAATATAAAAAGAATACTGAACACCAAAATATGTAA